A single genomic interval of Nerophis lumbriciformis linkage group LG17, RoL_Nlum_v2.1, whole genome shotgun sequence harbors:
- the p2ry13 gene encoding P2Y purinoceptor 13 isoform X1 produces the protein MYLGFFFHDCSIYSSSNASQYHTANRVTTRSLPRTKALKMYSSLANASKCIRDTSVTSVVFPYLYSIIFLVALALNSVAAWIFCNIPNTSTFLVFLKNVVAANLLMTFTIPLKIITDAGVGSVKLRAIYCRYSAVLFYITMYISIIFLGLISLDRYMKIVQPFGKDVLHRIRLGQVISAAVWVTVCSLALPNSILSNQPLRYNGGQVKCTSMKSKAGLTWHEGYNYFCQFIFWGTLTMMVYCYTFISKKVYDSYKASKSTSKAASRRTKGKVFVVVVVFFISFAPYHFVRVPYTLTQTRDMMTCWEKNALYIAKETTLWISAFNVCLVPLIYVFLCKVFRRRLTATVSRRQKNSHMVASTQLEMTNTGTSM, from the exons ATGTAtcttgggtttttttttcacGACTGCTCTATATACTCATCTTCTAATGCTTCACAGTATCACACAGCTAACAGGGTCACAACAAGAAG CCTTCCCAGGACAAAAGCCTTGAAGATGTACAGTTCGCTAGCTAATGCCTCCAAGTGTATTAGGGATACCAGCGTGACCTCAGTGGTGTTCCCCTACCTCTACAGCATCATCTTTCTAGTCGCACTGGCACTTAACTCTGTAGCTGCTTGGATCTTCTGCAACATCCCAAACACGTCAACATTTTTGGTCTTTTTAAAGAATGTG GTGGCGGCTAACTTGTTGATGACTTTCACAATCCCTTTGAAGATTATAACCGATGCTGGTGTGGGATCGGTGAAACTAAGAGCCATCTACTGCCGTTACTCTGCGGTCCTTTTCTATATCACTATGTACATCAGCATCATCTTCCTGGGCCTCATCAGCCTAGATCGATACATGAAGATAGTCCAACCTTTTGGAAAAGACGTCTTGCACCGGATCAGGCTTGGTCAAGTGATCAGCGCAGCTGTCTGGGTCACTGTCTGTTCTCTAGCACTCCCCAATTCGATTCTAAGCAACCAGCCACTACGCTACAATGGAGGACAAGTGAAGTGTACCTCCATGAAGAGTAAAGCGGGCCTGACTTGGCATGAAGGATACAACTACTTCTGTCAG TTCATCTTCTGGGGAACGCTGACCATGATGGTGTACTGCTACACGTTCATCAGCAAGAAGGTTTATGACTCTTACAAAGCATCGAAAAGCACCTCTAAAGCAGCCAGTCGCAGAACCAAAGGGAAAGTCTTCGTGGTGGTGGTTGTGTTCTTCATCAGCTTTGCCCCCTATCACTTTGTACGTGTACCCTACACTCTGACCCAGACCCGCGACATGATGACCTGCTGGGAGAAGAATGCACTGTACATCGCCAAAGAGACCACACTGTGGATATCGGCCTTTAACGTGTGTCTGGTTCCGCTCATTTACGTGTTCCTGTGTAAGGTTTTTAGGAGAAGACTCACAGCTACGGTCAGCCGTCGGCAGAAGAACTCCCACATGGTCGCGTCCACACAGCTGGAGATGACAAACACTGGCACGTCGATGTAA
- the p2ry13 gene encoding P2Y purinoceptor 13 isoform X2, translated as MYSSLANASKCIRDTSVTSVVFPYLYSIIFLVALALNSVAAWIFCNIPNTSTFLVFLKNVVAANLLMTFTIPLKIITDAGVGSVKLRAIYCRYSAVLFYITMYISIIFLGLISLDRYMKIVQPFGKDVLHRIRLGQVISAAVWVTVCSLALPNSILSNQPLRYNGGQVKCTSMKSKAGLTWHEGYNYFCQFIFWGTLTMMVYCYTFISKKVYDSYKASKSTSKAASRRTKGKVFVVVVVFFISFAPYHFVRVPYTLTQTRDMMTCWEKNALYIAKETTLWISAFNVCLVPLIYVFLCKVFRRRLTATVSRRQKNSHMVASTQLEMTNTGTSM; from the exons ATGTACAGTTCGCTAGCTAATGCCTCCAAGTGTATTAGGGATACCAGCGTGACCTCAGTGGTGTTCCCCTACCTCTACAGCATCATCTTTCTAGTCGCACTGGCACTTAACTCTGTAGCTGCTTGGATCTTCTGCAACATCCCAAACACGTCAACATTTTTGGTCTTTTTAAAGAATGTG GTGGCGGCTAACTTGTTGATGACTTTCACAATCCCTTTGAAGATTATAACCGATGCTGGTGTGGGATCGGTGAAACTAAGAGCCATCTACTGCCGTTACTCTGCGGTCCTTTTCTATATCACTATGTACATCAGCATCATCTTCCTGGGCCTCATCAGCCTAGATCGATACATGAAGATAGTCCAACCTTTTGGAAAAGACGTCTTGCACCGGATCAGGCTTGGTCAAGTGATCAGCGCAGCTGTCTGGGTCACTGTCTGTTCTCTAGCACTCCCCAATTCGATTCTAAGCAACCAGCCACTACGCTACAATGGAGGACAAGTGAAGTGTACCTCCATGAAGAGTAAAGCGGGCCTGACTTGGCATGAAGGATACAACTACTTCTGTCAG TTCATCTTCTGGGGAACGCTGACCATGATGGTGTACTGCTACACGTTCATCAGCAAGAAGGTTTATGACTCTTACAAAGCATCGAAAAGCACCTCTAAAGCAGCCAGTCGCAGAACCAAAGGGAAAGTCTTCGTGGTGGTGGTTGTGTTCTTCATCAGCTTTGCCCCCTATCACTTTGTACGTGTACCCTACACTCTGACCCAGACCCGCGACATGATGACCTGCTGGGAGAAGAATGCACTGTACATCGCCAAAGAGACCACACTGTGGATATCGGCCTTTAACGTGTGTCTGGTTCCGCTCATTTACGTGTTCCTGTGTAAGGTTTTTAGGAGAAGACTCACAGCTACGGTCAGCCGTCGGCAGAAGAACTCCCACATGGTCGCGTCCACACAGCTGGAGATGACAAACACTGGCACGTCGATGTAA